The stretch of DNA ATTCCGCCGCGGCCCGGGCCTTGTTGGCGAAGGGTTCGGAGATGCCGGTGCCGGTTCCCCACGGAACGTGGAACCGCGGGACGGAGTTGCCGTGTCCGCCGGCCCTGCCGTCGCCGCGCTCGGCCCAGCCCACCAGCGGAGTGAACTTGATGCCCTGCTCCTGCAGCCAGCTGCGTTTCTCGCCGGCGGCGAACTCGACGTAGGCGCGTCCCCACTGCTGCGCCCATTCGTCTTCGGGATGCTCGCCGTCGAGCCGGTCCCATTGGGCGGAGCCCTGCCAGTCCTGCCAGGCCAGCTCGAAGGAATCCTTCACGCGGAGACGGCGCTGCATGGGGGTATTCACCAGGAACAGGCCGCCGAGGGACCAGAACGCCTGGCCGCCCAGGTTGGCCGCGTTCTCCTGGTCAAGGATGGCCACCCGCTTGCCGGCCCTGGCCAGCTCATTGCTGGCCGCCAGCCCGGCCAGGCCGCCGCCGATGATGATGACGTCCGCGTCCATCCGATGCCCCTCCGGCGGGTGGTGATTCTTTCTCACACGGAGCCTACCGCCAGCGTCCGATATCCTGCGCCTGTCTTAGCCCGTCTTAACCCTGTCAATGTCCCCGTCGTTGTCGTGTTCTTGCTGCAACAACGTTGCAAAGTCGGAGGTGTGTGTTTCCGGCCACCAGTGCCCTGCATTTACTTTTGTCACGGTCAGCTTGGACACCCAATTCTCCAGACCGTCAATGAGGCGGGGGGAAAGGAACGGGTCCTTAACTGGAACCACCACATGGACAGGAATCGATACCGGAAGCGGCGGTTGGCGTTCGATATGGAAGTTTGCCCGGTAGAGAGCGAGACCCCGGATAGGGTCTTTACCTACCGTGCGCCCGGCAGCCCGCTCGTACCAGCCGGTGAGGAAGAAACGCCAGAATGCTTCCGGCAGCAACGGGATCTGGAAGAAGGCAACGTACAGGCTGCGCCGGAGTTGTCCCAACAGTTGGGCCCAGCCCCGCGGGTGGCGAACGCCTTGACGCATCCAACAGGAGAAATGCCGCAGGTCCGGTCCCGACACGCTCGTAAAACGGCTGATCCTCCCGGCGGCACGAGGGTCTTGGACCGCTGCCCAGGCCTGGATAGACCCCCAGTCGTGGCCCACGAGGTGAACCGGCGAGGCCTGCGTCGCGGCCAGCACTGCATACAAATCATCCACCAGGGCTTGCAGCACGAAGCTCCCGTGGCCGCCGGTCACAGAAGAAGATCCTGCATTTCGGGTGTCATAAGCAATCACGTGGCATGTTGCCGCCAATTCGCGAATCAGCGGAACGTACACGCGGTGGTCATCCGGGTAGCCGTGGACCAGGAGCAGGGTGGGGATACCGGGTGCCGGGTCCGGACCATATTCAAAAACCGCCAGTGCCGCCCCGTGGGACGGGACAATCCGCCGCCTTTCCTTCCACCTGTCCATCGGCAAAGCCTAAGCCATTTAGCCAACGGCGGTACCTTGCTGGAGCTCTCGGGCTTCGCCCGGCCCGAACACTAGGGTTATGGCAGCGGTAGTGCGTGGTGGGTACGGTGTCCTCATGCAGAAGATATCGATTGATGCCCTGGCCCGTCAGCAGCTTGAAGCAGCCGTATCCGGATCCAGCGGGCGTGCTTCGGATACCGTATTCGGCGGCCACGAAAAGACACTGCGGCAAACCGTCATGGCCTTCCGGGCCGGCACCCAGCTCAGCGAACACTTGAACCCCGGCGAGGCCACGGTCTTCGTGATCAAGGGATCGGTCTGGCTGAAGGCCGGCGGAGAGGCGTGGCAGGGCAAGGCCGGGGACCTCCTGATCGTCCCGGAGGGGATGCACAGTTTGGAGGCGGAGGAGGACTCGGCTGTGCTGTTCACCGCGGTGAAGCTGGACCGGTAGGGCAGCGACGCCCGGGGATACCGGCGCCCATATATTTCCCAGGCCCGGAAAGGCGATTTAGCGTCCGGTGAGGCGGCGGGCCGACCGGACGCTTGCGGCGTCGATCATTGACCCGCTGCCATCGCCGAGGGCTCCGCGGTTTTCCCTGAGCGCGGCTTCGTACTGGTCGAGAAGGGCATGTGCGGCGGCGAGGTCTTCGGCGCTCGTACCAAAAACCTGCTCCGCGATGTCGGCCTGTGCGGGGTGGATGCAGGCGCGGCTTCCAAACCCGATGTCCCGAAAGCTAAGGCAGGAGGCCTTGAAGCCGGCAAGGTTGGTGTAGTCGGCGTCCACCGGACCGACCGGCTGGGGAAGGCCCGCGGCAGCTGCGTGTGTTATGAGCCAGTGGCGGAACCAGGTCATGTTTTCGGGGCCTGAAGCGGCGTGCCGAAGGTCAGCGGCCAGATCGATTTCGCCCAGTTGCACCTGTTGGGTTTCGGGCAGGCTCAGAAGCTCGGCCAATGCGAGGACTCCCCGGGCGCTTTCGATGAGCAGACCGAGGGCGGGGCCACCACCGGGAGTGTCGCTGACCCTGCCGGCAATGTCTTGGACATAGGCGGGCTCCTCGGCCTTGGGGATCCAGAGCCCGGTGAGGTTGGGGCATTCAGTAAGGAGTTCCGCTTCGTGTAATCCTGCTGCACCCGGGTTGATCCGGACCCAAACTTCGGCATTTAGGGCATCGCCGTTCAGGAAGGCTACGGCTGCGGCAAGTGCCTCTTCCTTGCGGGAGGGGGCAACGCTGTCCTCCAGGTCCAGAATGATGGCTCCGCGGCGACTTTTTGCTTTAGCCATGAGCCTGGATTGGTCCGCGGGGACGTAGAGGAACGAGGCGTTGCTCGTGGCTGTCCTAATCATCGTTTACCGGGAAAGGGTCCAGCTGGGGTTCATCGGATAACCGGGCGGCGAGGGCCAGATACCCGTGCTTGAGGTGGTCGCGTGTGGCGCCGGCTACAAGTTGAAGGTTTCCAGCCCGTGCGGCGTCAAGAATCCGGCGGTGTTCCTCGTGTGAATCGGGGGCCCGGTGTTCGATAACCTGCAGCAGGTCCCAAGGGTAGCGCTGCCACAGCATCGCGATCTCCGTCCGGAGCCCGTCATCCCCGCACCGGTCGTAAAAGGCGAAGTGGAACTTCCGGTTGGCCTCGTTAAATGCCGGCTTGTCCCCGGCGTTTTCTGATTGCTCCATGTCCTC from Pseudarthrobacter siccitolerans encodes:
- a CDS encoding GntR family transcriptional regulator, whose translation is MATKRDLIAAELRRQISTGELARGARVPQSQLASKFSTSITPVREALGLLEAEGVLVAEPHHGVRVATANLAQVKTVYLMRQLAEPYAMQRAVWNMSRRDLQEATELFEDMEQSENAGDKPAFNEANRKFHFAFYDRCGDDGLRTEIAMLWQRYPWDLLQVIEHRAPDSHEEHRRILDAARAGNLQLVAGATRDHLKHGYLALAARLSDEPQLDPFPVNDD
- a CDS encoding cupin domain-containing protein, whose amino-acid sequence is MQKISIDALARQQLEAAVSGSSGRASDTVFGGHEKTLRQTVMAFRAGTQLSEHLNPGEATVFVIKGSVWLKAGGEAWQGKAGDLLIVPEGMHSLEAEEDSAVLFTAVKLDR
- a CDS encoding HpcH/HpaI aldolase/citrate lyase family protein — protein: MIRTATSNASFLYVPADQSRLMAKAKSRRGAIILDLEDSVAPSRKEEALAAAVAFLNGDALNAEVWVRINPGAAGLHEAELLTECPNLTGLWIPKAEEPAYVQDIAGRVSDTPGGGPALGLLIESARGVLALAELLSLPETQQVQLGEIDLAADLRHAASGPENMTWFRHWLITHAAAAGLPQPVGPVDADYTNLAGFKASCLSFRDIGFGSRACIHPAQADIAEQVFGTSAEDLAAAHALLDQYEAALRENRGALGDGSGSMIDAASVRSARRLTGR
- a CDS encoding alpha/beta fold hydrolase, whose product is MDRWKERRRIVPSHGAALAVFEYGPDPAPGIPTLLLVHGYPDDHRVYVPLIRELAATCHVIAYDTRNAGSSSVTGGHGSFVLQALVDDLYAVLAATQASPVHLVGHDWGSIQAWAAVQDPRAAGRISRFTSVSGPDLRHFSCWMRQGVRHPRGWAQLLGQLRRSLYVAFFQIPLLPEAFWRFFLTGWYERAAGRTVGKDPIRGLALYRANFHIERQPPLPVSIPVHVVVPVKDPFLSPRLIDGLENWVSKLTVTKVNAGHWWPETHTSDFATLLQQEHDNDGDIDRVKTG